From Hydra vulgaris chromosome 15, alternate assembly HydraT2T_AEP, one genomic window encodes:
- the LOC136092060 gene encoding zinc finger MYM-type protein 1-like: MDVPVLKKWINRPEKYKWISPDVTNEIVLDILLVIQRELSNTIKKRDFFGFMMDESSDITGKGQVSISFRTVDDEFQINEDFCGFYETATTKSKDLFLIIKDVLLRSNLRLENCRGQCYDGAAAMSSEIAGLQKLVLQQESRALYVHCRAHNLNLVIQDEIKNIPDIENIMSLVQKFIAFTRGSPKRLAWFSSLKDQNESEDGHQNGTSFRPFCLTRWIMRKPSQISITSNYRSLLVWLEDLTTNPDFTKCRVEAMAFLSSFQVFDTFFKLEFLRIIFTILEDSSIQLQGSQLNFSKAESIIQTLKQILRSLRTESRFKTLFDAATESAKIMDLDEPALPKKRKVPAKIEVGFRDTNYQPNDPKEMYKNLYFISLDAVLVSLTDRFELTETTRHLTRVEEFVIGSNNTECSIGYIKNFYKDDFTSYQRLQLHRDLFIDEAMRKKVQLVDFQSALDFIRAKEQNGLRSIVSEIVRFIKIILVQPVSTCTAERSFSSLRRLKTFLRSTMSQERLNAVSLMNTHKEITRNLEEVVITVDNVDDPALHVLSYINMGTSEIVDPTPEKK, encoded by the exons ATGGATGTACCAGTCTTGAAAAAATGGATAAATCGACCAGAGAAGTACAAGTGGATATCACCAGATGTCACAAATGAAATTGTGTTGGATATTTTGTTAGTTATCCAACGTGAATTATCAAACACGATAAAAAAGAGGGATTTTTTTGGATTCATGATGGATGAATCGTCCGATATTACGGGAAAAGGGCAG gtaTCGATATCCTTCCGTACTGTGGACGATGAGTTCCAAATTAATGAGGATTTTTGTGGATTTTATGAGACAGCCACAACTAAAAGCAAggatttgtttttgattataaaagACGTCCTTCTTCGCTCCAACTTAAGGCTCGAGAACTGTCGGGGACAGTGCTACGATGGAGCTGCTGCCATGTCTTCTGAAATAGCTGGCTTGCAAAAACTTGTTCTTCAACAAGAAAGCAGAGCCCTTTATGTTCATTGCAGAGCTCACAACTTAAATTTGGTAATacaagatgaaataaaaaacatcccTGATATAGAAAACATTATGTCACTCGTTCAAAAGTTTATCGCTTTTACCAGAGGCTCACCAAAGAGGCTCGCTTGGTTTTCAAGCCTTAAAGATCAAAATGAAAGCGAAGACGGACACCAAAATGGAACATCATTTAGACCTTTTTGCCTAACCAGATGGATAATGCGCAAGCCATCACAAATATCTATTACCAGTAATTACAGATCACTTTTGGTTTGGCTGGAAGACCTTACCACCAACCCTGACTTTACCAAATGCCGAGTGGAAGCAATGGCTTTTTTGTCTTCTTTTCAGGTTTTTGACACCTTTTTTAAGTTGGAATTTCTTCGAATCATTTTTACCATCCTAGAAGATTCAAGCATTCAACTTCAGGGAAGCCAACTAAACTTTAGTAAGGCTGAATCCATCATTCAGACCCTGAAACAAATATTGAGATCTTTGCGTACTGAGTCACGTTTTAAAACACTTTTCGATGCGGCAACTGAATCTGCTAAAATAATGGATTTAGACGAACCAGCTCTGCCCAAGAAAAGGAAAGTACCTGCAAAAATTGAAGTTGGTTTCAGGGATACTAATTACCAGCCAAATGACCCAAAAGAGATGTACAAAAACTTATACTTTATCAGTCTAGATGCAGTTTTAGTTAGCCTAACCGATAGATTTGAATTAACTGAAACCACTCGCCATTTAACAAGAGTCGAAGAGTTTGTTATTGGATCAAATAATACTGAATGCAGTATTGGCTACATAAAAAACTTCTACAAGGACGATTTTACGAGTTATCAAAGACTACAGCTTCACCGGGACCTTTTCATTGACGAAGCTATGAGAAAAAAAGTCCAGTTAGTAGATTTTCAATCAGCTCTAGATTTTATCCGTGCTAAAGAACAAAATGGATTGAGAAGCATTGTCTCGGAAATTGTccgttttataaagattattttggTCCAGCCAGTGTCAACTTGTACAGCAGAACGATCATTTAGTAGTCTGCGTAGACTAAAAACTTTTCTTCGATCGACCATGAGCCAAGAAAGGCTGAACGCTGTTTCTCTAATGAATACCCATAAAGAAATTACCCGGA ACTTAGAGGAAGTTGTGATAACAGTGGACAATGTTGATGATCCAGCACTCCAT gtattgAGCTATATCAATATGGGTACATCAGAAATAGTTGATCCTACGCCAGaaaagaaataa
- the LOC136092061 gene encoding uncharacterized protein LOC136092061 — translation MHAKIEEKDRYAALVLKEEGYSIRRIAEKFGRSHSCIINIIQRYKETRSINDRHRTGRNKILNNHDVRSSVRIMKENRQASSTGLSMKYTMSNGPKAIPRTVQMGLHNLN, via the coding sequence atgcATGCTAAGATCGAAGAAAAAGACAGATACGCGGCTCTTGTATTAAAAGAAGAAGGCTATAGCATCAGACGAATAGCAGAAAAGTTCGGAAGGTCTCACTCTTGCATTATTAACATAATTCAACGATACAAAGAGACCCGGTCAATTAATGATCGTCATAGGACTGGacgcaataaaattttaaataaccatGATGTTCGCTCGTCAGtgagaataatgaaagaaaacagACAAGCCTCATCTACAGGCCTATCTATGAAATATACAATGTCAAATGGTCCGAAAGCAATTCCTAGAACTGTGCAAATGGGCCTCcacaatttaaattag